The proteins below come from a single Lepeophtheirus salmonis chromosome 4, UVic_Lsal_1.4, whole genome shotgun sequence genomic window:
- the LOC121115634 gene encoding 3'-5' RNA helicase YTHDC2 isoform X3 → MPRRKQKVSSDDIDESTCIAVHLTLKKFKSKEEEKEYSFPSSLNKNEKKYIRQLVLNMGLECKNEFKDQSRVLTIFKKEETSIMEQDVFLDISIESQKLLKEVLNQFPLTERERQDLTPLSEREKNPYIPFETRVYSRTVSKLKSSVPLIPPKPSPLKRENQSYIQETTQKLPIHNFKDLIMSSIDTHQVCLVTGPTGCGKTTQIPQYLLECASDTQNHVRIVCTEPRRFAVLSTAERVALERGESLGTTVGYQIRLESMTSPKTALYFCTIGILLRSLMGDIESFLHSLTHIILDEVHERSVQTDFLLTVLREYLHKFPNIKLILISASTEIDLLTDYFPGLQIVEIQHERYPVKEMYLEEILQELNYLSPKMKSYINSMNRKTEDNVSDKEDGYDENNYLESKEDSEDDDSNLYPSSELKQKIDTALFNAFIHESRQNFETAFKLIAESNTTINYQHSCTGINLLMIGAVHGYVEVVESLLHYGADTNLRAKKKLWTAIDFALDQEQHETIKILNSFMRKTPVVFKMDEGHLDQSKIYSMCTSSNSEVDLNLIFSIVKYICNLPETEELSTNNAILIFLPGCNEISILWSMLNKEPDLSVICLHSRLVECTDSFFKSPPSGTRKVILSTNIAEASITINDVSYVIDSGKIKDFSHEKNQWISKKSAIHRRGRAGHARPGMVFCTYTSQMYESLNENLTPEITRRSLVEICLQCKLLAPSNTSIVEFLAKCPEPPPVSSTRFAVHALREMEALNPSNEDVTELGSHLLDLPIDPHLGKMLLYAITLKCLDPVLTLVCCVSLPEPFSLVLNTNIVDQKVKKIRSEYAEGTFSDHMIRLRIFQAWQKATEEGNEEEFCKENNISSSVMNTITGLRSQLLGHLRASGFVRPRGTGDIKSLNQYSDNWAVVKGALLAGYYPNLARYDKKALRLKTAKEKKVNIHPSCVLSQSVKLKLSTSSEVTKSAMSSLSTEWLMFDDMDHLCHVPMVKCVTPISPITVLLFAGPNRLSSENISDSNMFLDYSSDSDSEDGSHLDPSYSSILKLDDWTAFHSHGPLINLALNLRQKLSAIFLRRLQYPKKTMSQSDDFVIKICVEVLAREDAVLNLVHPTDIGQRPRAIDAFRKSFIGCNNSDVVEENSSEDSQATCAQAIEISLYRGVWQFGNQTEKKLLKAVKQGFNPVIIFSIHGSGHFQGFAKFTGQSSKQHIPELVSQSSGSGSGTQYLIQWTRFSPLPFSATRHLINPYNKRQVHSSRDGQEIEPSIGDSLCGLWDPQSPHHRRKTSSFFGNGNNTNSASTQRGVDPSVSPSVLNRKSYVRY, encoded by the exons ATGCCTCGTAGAAAACAAAAAGTTAGTTCTGATGATATCGATGAATCAACTTGCATTGCCGTTCATTTAACGTTGAAGAAGTTTAAAAGTAAAGAGGAGGAAAAGG aatattccTTCCCGTCATCacttaacaaaaatgaaaaaaagtacattcGCCAATTGGTTCTTAATATGGGATTAGagtgtaaaaatgaattcaaggATCAGTCAAGagttttaaccatttttaaaaaagaagagacaAGTATTATGGAACAAGACGTTTTTCTGGATATATCAATAGaatcccaaaaattattaaaagaagttttaaatCAATTCCCTTTGACAGAACGTGAAAGACAGGATCTTACACCTCTTTCTGAGAGGGAAAAAAACCCATATATTCCCTTTGAAA CCCGAGTTTATAGTCGAACAGTAAGTAAGCTCAAATCTAGTGTTCCACTAATTCCTCCGAAGCCTTCTCCACTGAAGAGGGAAAATCAATCTTATATTCAGGAAACAACCCAAAAACTTCCAATCCACAATTTTAAAGACTTAATTATGTCATCAATTGACACACATCAAGTATGCCTTGTGACTGGCCCTACTGGTTGCGGAAAAACCACACAA atacctcaatatttattagaatgTGCTTCTGATACACAAAATCATGTTAGGATTGTTTGTACAGAGCCTCGGCGATTTGCTGTCTTATCTACTGCGGAAAGAGTTGCATTAGAACGCGGTGAATCTCTTGGTACAACTGTAGGCTATCAAATAAGACTTGAGTCAATGACTTCTCCAAAAACCGCTTTGTATTTTTGCACCATTGGGATTCTACTTCGATCTTTAATGGGTGATATTGAATCCTTTTTACATTCATTAACACATATCATTTTGGACGAAGTTCATGAAAGAAGCGTTCAAACGGATTTTTTGTTGACTGTTCTTCGTGAATACTTGCATAAATTTCCTAATATCAAACTCATTTTGATATCAGCATCAAcggaaattgatttattaac GGATTATTTCCCTGGTTTGCAAATTGTGGAAATACAACATGAAAGGTACCCCGTTAAAGAAATGTATCTTGAAGAAATCCTTCaagaactaaattatttatcaccaaaaatgaaatcataTATTAATTCGATGAATCGGAAGACAGAAGACAATGTCTCTGATAAAg aagACGgttatgatgaaaataattatttggaatcCAAAGAAGACTCTGAAGATGATGATTCTAACTTATATCCTTCTTctgaattaaaacaaaaaatagatacTGCATTATTCAACGCCTTTATCCATGAGTCTCGACAGAACTTTGAAACAGCCTTTAAACTTATTGCAGAATCAAATACAACTATTAATTACCAG caTTCATGTACtggaattaatttattaatgattggTGCAGTTCACGGTTATGTAGAAGTTGTTGAAAGTCTTCTTCATTACGGTGCAGATACCAATCTTCgagcaaagaaaaaattatggacTGCTATTGACTTTGCTTTGGATCAAGAACAGCatgaaacaattaaaatattaaattcgtTTAT gagGAAAACGCCTGTTGTCTTCAAGATGGATGAAGGTCATCTAGAtcaatctaaaatatatagtatGTGTACATCAAGTAACTCGGAAGTAgacttaaatttgattttttccattgtgaaatatatttgtaatctaCCTGAGACTGAAGAATTGTCAACAAACAatgcaattttaatatttctcccTGGATGTAACGAGATATCTATATTGTG gtCAATGCTTAATAAAGAACCTGACTTATCTGTCATTTGTCTGCATTCAAGGCTAGTAGAATGCAcagattctttttttaagagtCCCCCCTCCGGAACACGAAAAGTTATTCTTTCAACAAACATCGCTGAAGCTTCCATTACAATTAATGATGTATCCTATGTCATTGACTCAGGAAAGATAAAAGATTTTTCTCATGAGAAAAATCAGTGGATTAGCAAAAAATCTGCCATTCACCGCCGAGGAAGAGCTGGACATGCAAGGCCTGGAATGGTATTTTGCACCTATACTAGCCAAATGTATGAAAGTTTAAATGAAAATCTAACTCCAGAAATTACGAGACGGTCTCTGGTTGAAATTTGTTTACAGTGTAAGCTTCTTGCACCGTCAAACACATCAATCGTTGAGTTCTTAGCAAAATGCCCTGAACCCCCTCCTGTTTCATCCACACGTTTTGCTGTTCATGCATTGAGGGAAATGGAAGCCTTAAATCCTTCTAATGAGGATGTAACTGAGCTTGGAAGTCATCTTTTAGATCTACCTATTGATCCGCATCTCGGCAAAATGTTGTTGTATGCTATCACGCTTAAATGCTTGGATCCAGTTCTTACATTAGTCTGTTGTGTATCTCTTCCAGAACCTTTCAGCCTTGTTTTAAATACGAATATTGTAGatcagaaagtaaaaaaaatcaggtcTGAATATGCTGAAGGTACATTTTCTGATCATATGATCAGATTACGAATTTTCCAAGCCTGGCAAAAAGCTACTGAGGAAGGAAATGAAGAAGAGTTctgcaaagaaaataatatttcatcttctGTAATGAATACAATAACAGGTCTGAGGAGTCAACTTTTAGGACACTTACGTGCGTCTGGCTTTGTTCGTCCTAGAGGTACTGGAGATATAAAAAGTCTGAATCAATATTCGGATAATTGGGCTGTTGTCAAAGGAGCTCTCCTTGCTGGTTATTATCCTAATTTGGCTAGGTATGACAAGAAAGCTTTGCGTCTTAAGACTGCCAAAgagaaaaaagtcaatattcATCCATCTTGTGTTCTAAGTCAGTCAGTCAAATTGAAACTTTCTACATCAAGTGAGGTCACCAAGTCAGCTATGAGTAGTTTGTCTACAGAGTGGCTAATGTTTGATGATATGGATCATTTGTGTCACGTTCCGATGGTTAAGTGTGTAACTCCTATTTCACCCATTACTGTTTTACTGTTCGCTGGCCCTAATCGTTTATCTAGTGAAAATATAtctgactcaaatatgtttttagatTACTCTAGTGATTCTGACTCTGAAGATGGTAGTCATCTTGATCCTTcttattcttcaattttaaagCTTGACGATTGGACAGCTTTTCATTCCCATGGACCTCTCATTAACTTGGCCCTCAATCTGAGGCAAAAGTTGTCAGCAATATTTTTGCGTCGGTTGCAATACCCTAAAAAGACTATGTCTCAGTCAGATGACtttgttatcaaaatatgtGTAGAAGTACTAGCACGGGAGGATGCAGTACTAAATCTCGTGCATCCAACTGATATTGGTCAGAGGCCTCGTGCCATTGATGCTTTTCGTAAGAGCTTTATTGGGTGCAATAATTCTGATGTAGTTGAAGAAAATAGTTCAGAGGATAGTCAAG ccACATGTGCTCAAGCTATCGAAATTTCCCTATATCGTGGAGTTTGGCAATTTGGTAATCAAACtgagaaaaaacttttaaaggcTGTGAAACAAGGCTTTAATCCCGTGATCATCTTTAGCATTCATGGATCGGGTCACTTCCAAGGTTTCGCTAAGTTTACTGGACAGTCATCAAAGCAGCACATCCCCGAATTAGTCAGTCAGAGTTCTGGATCCGGTTCTGGTACTCAATATCTTATTCAATGGACCAGATTTAGCCCCTTACCTTTTAGTGCCACTCGACATCTAATTAATCCTTATAATAAGCGCCAAGTTCATTCCTCAAGAGATGGACAGGAAATAGAGCCCAGTATCGGGGATTCCCTTTGTGGTCTCTGGGACCCTCAATCTCCACATCATAGAAGGAAAACTAGTTCATTTTTTGGTAATGGTAATAACACTAACAGTGCTAGCACTCAACGTGGAGTTGATCCGAGTGTTTCGCCTTCAGTGCTTAATAGGAAGAGCTATGTGCGATATTAG
- the LOC121115634 gene encoding 3'-5' RNA helicase YTHDC2 isoform X2, whose translation MPRRKQKVSSDDIDESTCIAVHLTLKKFKSKEEEKEYSFPSSLNKNEKKYIRQLVLNMGLECKNEFKDQSRVLTIFKKEETSIMEQDVFLDISIESQKLLKEVLNQFPLTERERQDLTPLSEREKNPYIPFETRVYSRTVSKLKSSVPLIPPKPSPLKRENQSYIQETTQKLPIHNFKDLIMSSIDTHQVCLVTGPTGCGKTTQIPQYLLECASDTQNHVRIVCTEPRRFAVLSTAERVALERGESLGTTVGYQIRLESMTSPKTALYFCTIGILLRSLMGDIESFLHSLTHIILDEVHERSVQTDFLLTVLREYLHKFPNIKLILISASTEIDLLTDYFPGLQIVEIQHERYPVKEMYLEEILQELNYLSPKMKSYINSMNRKTEDNVSDKDGYDENNYLESKEDSEDDDSNLYPSSELKQKIDTALFNAFIHESRQNFETAFKLIAESNTTINYQHSCTGINLLMIGAVHGYVEVVESLLHYGADTNLRAKKKLWTAIDFALDQEQHETIKILNSFMRKTPVVFKMDEGHLDQSKIYSMCTSSNSEVDLNLIFSIVKYICNLPETEELSTNNAILIFLPGCNEISILWSMLNKEPDLSVICLHSRLVECTDSFFKSPPSGTRKVILSTNIAEASITINDVSYVIDSGKIKDFSHEKNQWISKKSAIHRRGRAGHARPGMVFCTYTSQMYESLNENLTPEITRRSLVEICLQCKLLAPSNTSIVEFLAKCPEPPPVSSTRFAVHALREMEALNPSNEDVTELGSHLLDLPIDPHLGKMLLYAITLKCLDPVLTLVCCVSLPEPFSLVLNTNIVDQKVKKIRSEYAEGTFSDHMIRLRIFQAWQKATEEGNEEEFCKENNISSSVMNTITGLRSQLLGHLRASGFVRPRGTGDIKSLNQYSDNWAVVKGALLAGYYPNLARYDKKALRLKTAKEKKVNIHPSCVLSQSVKLKLSTSSEVTKSAMSSLSTEWLMFDDMDHLCHVPMVKCVTPISPITVLLFAGPNRLSSENISDSNMFLDYSSDSDSEDGSHLDPSYSSILKLDDWTAFHSHGPLINLALNLRQKLSAIFLRRLQYPKKTMSQSDDFVIKICVEVLAREDAVLNLVHPTDIGQRPRAIDAFRKSFIGCNNSDVVEENSSEDSQGASFNRFANPFVLRSFKFFIIKATCAQAIEISLYRGVWQFGNQTEKKLLKAVKQGFNPVIIFSIHGSGHFQGFAKFTGQSSKQHIPELVSQSSGSGSGTQYLIQWTRFSPLPFSATRHLINPYNKRQVHSSRDGQEIEPSIGDSLCGLWDPQSPHHRRKTSSFFGNGNNTNSASTQRGVDPSVSPSVLNRKSYVRY comes from the exons ATGCCTCGTAGAAAACAAAAAGTTAGTTCTGATGATATCGATGAATCAACTTGCATTGCCGTTCATTTAACGTTGAAGAAGTTTAAAAGTAAAGAGGAGGAAAAGG aatattccTTCCCGTCATCacttaacaaaaatgaaaaaaagtacattcGCCAATTGGTTCTTAATATGGGATTAGagtgtaaaaatgaattcaaggATCAGTCAAGagttttaaccatttttaaaaaagaagagacaAGTATTATGGAACAAGACGTTTTTCTGGATATATCAATAGaatcccaaaaattattaaaagaagttttaaatCAATTCCCTTTGACAGAACGTGAAAGACAGGATCTTACACCTCTTTCTGAGAGGGAAAAAAACCCATATATTCCCTTTGAAA CCCGAGTTTATAGTCGAACAGTAAGTAAGCTCAAATCTAGTGTTCCACTAATTCCTCCGAAGCCTTCTCCACTGAAGAGGGAAAATCAATCTTATATTCAGGAAACAACCCAAAAACTTCCAATCCACAATTTTAAAGACTTAATTATGTCATCAATTGACACACATCAAGTATGCCTTGTGACTGGCCCTACTGGTTGCGGAAAAACCACACAA atacctcaatatttattagaatgTGCTTCTGATACACAAAATCATGTTAGGATTGTTTGTACAGAGCCTCGGCGATTTGCTGTCTTATCTACTGCGGAAAGAGTTGCATTAGAACGCGGTGAATCTCTTGGTACAACTGTAGGCTATCAAATAAGACTTGAGTCAATGACTTCTCCAAAAACCGCTTTGTATTTTTGCACCATTGGGATTCTACTTCGATCTTTAATGGGTGATATTGAATCCTTTTTACATTCATTAACACATATCATTTTGGACGAAGTTCATGAAAGAAGCGTTCAAACGGATTTTTTGTTGACTGTTCTTCGTGAATACTTGCATAAATTTCCTAATATCAAACTCATTTTGATATCAGCATCAAcggaaattgatttattaac GGATTATTTCCCTGGTTTGCAAATTGTGGAAATACAACATGAAAGGTACCCCGTTAAAGAAATGTATCTTGAAGAAATCCTTCaagaactaaattatttatcaccaaaaatgaaatcataTATTAATTCGATGAATCGGAAGACAGAAGACAATGTCTCTGATAAAg ACGgttatgatgaaaataattatttggaatcCAAAGAAGACTCTGAAGATGATGATTCTAACTTATATCCTTCTTctgaattaaaacaaaaaatagatacTGCATTATTCAACGCCTTTATCCATGAGTCTCGACAGAACTTTGAAACAGCCTTTAAACTTATTGCAGAATCAAATACAACTATTAATTACCAG caTTCATGTACtggaattaatttattaatgattggTGCAGTTCACGGTTATGTAGAAGTTGTTGAAAGTCTTCTTCATTACGGTGCAGATACCAATCTTCgagcaaagaaaaaattatggacTGCTATTGACTTTGCTTTGGATCAAGAACAGCatgaaacaattaaaatattaaattcgtTTAT gagGAAAACGCCTGTTGTCTTCAAGATGGATGAAGGTCATCTAGAtcaatctaaaatatatagtatGTGTACATCAAGTAACTCGGAAGTAgacttaaatttgattttttccattgtgaaatatatttgtaatctaCCTGAGACTGAAGAATTGTCAACAAACAatgcaattttaatatttctcccTGGATGTAACGAGATATCTATATTGTG gtCAATGCTTAATAAAGAACCTGACTTATCTGTCATTTGTCTGCATTCAAGGCTAGTAGAATGCAcagattctttttttaagagtCCCCCCTCCGGAACACGAAAAGTTATTCTTTCAACAAACATCGCTGAAGCTTCCATTACAATTAATGATGTATCCTATGTCATTGACTCAGGAAAGATAAAAGATTTTTCTCATGAGAAAAATCAGTGGATTAGCAAAAAATCTGCCATTCACCGCCGAGGAAGAGCTGGACATGCAAGGCCTGGAATGGTATTTTGCACCTATACTAGCCAAATGTATGAAAGTTTAAATGAAAATCTAACTCCAGAAATTACGAGACGGTCTCTGGTTGAAATTTGTTTACAGTGTAAGCTTCTTGCACCGTCAAACACATCAATCGTTGAGTTCTTAGCAAAATGCCCTGAACCCCCTCCTGTTTCATCCACACGTTTTGCTGTTCATGCATTGAGGGAAATGGAAGCCTTAAATCCTTCTAATGAGGATGTAACTGAGCTTGGAAGTCATCTTTTAGATCTACCTATTGATCCGCATCTCGGCAAAATGTTGTTGTATGCTATCACGCTTAAATGCTTGGATCCAGTTCTTACATTAGTCTGTTGTGTATCTCTTCCAGAACCTTTCAGCCTTGTTTTAAATACGAATATTGTAGatcagaaagtaaaaaaaatcaggtcTGAATATGCTGAAGGTACATTTTCTGATCATATGATCAGATTACGAATTTTCCAAGCCTGGCAAAAAGCTACTGAGGAAGGAAATGAAGAAGAGTTctgcaaagaaaataatatttcatcttctGTAATGAATACAATAACAGGTCTGAGGAGTCAACTTTTAGGACACTTACGTGCGTCTGGCTTTGTTCGTCCTAGAGGTACTGGAGATATAAAAAGTCTGAATCAATATTCGGATAATTGGGCTGTTGTCAAAGGAGCTCTCCTTGCTGGTTATTATCCTAATTTGGCTAGGTATGACAAGAAAGCTTTGCGTCTTAAGACTGCCAAAgagaaaaaagtcaatattcATCCATCTTGTGTTCTAAGTCAGTCAGTCAAATTGAAACTTTCTACATCAAGTGAGGTCACCAAGTCAGCTATGAGTAGTTTGTCTACAGAGTGGCTAATGTTTGATGATATGGATCATTTGTGTCACGTTCCGATGGTTAAGTGTGTAACTCCTATTTCACCCATTACTGTTTTACTGTTCGCTGGCCCTAATCGTTTATCTAGTGAAAATATAtctgactcaaatatgtttttagatTACTCTAGTGATTCTGACTCTGAAGATGGTAGTCATCTTGATCCTTcttattcttcaattttaaagCTTGACGATTGGACAGCTTTTCATTCCCATGGACCTCTCATTAACTTGGCCCTCAATCTGAGGCAAAAGTTGTCAGCAATATTTTTGCGTCGGTTGCAATACCCTAAAAAGACTATGTCTCAGTCAGATGACtttgttatcaaaatatgtGTAGAAGTACTAGCACGGGAGGATGCAGTACTAAATCTCGTGCATCCAACTGATATTGGTCAGAGGCCTCGTGCCATTGATGCTTTTCGTAAGAGCTTTATTGGGTGCAATAATTCTGATGTAGTTGAAGAAAATAGTTCAGAGGATAGTCAAGGTGCCTCATTTAATAGATTTGCTAATCCTTTTGTTCTaagatcttttaaatttttcataataaaagccACATGTGCTCAAGCTATCGAAATTTCCCTATATCGTGGAGTTTGGCAATTTGGTAATCAAACtgagaaaaaacttttaaaggcTGTGAAACAAGGCTTTAATCCCGTGATCATCTTTAGCATTCATGGATCGGGTCACTTCCAAGGTTTCGCTAAGTTTACTGGACAGTCATCAAAGCAGCACATCCCCGAATTAGTCAGTCAGAGTTCTGGATCCGGTTCTGGTACTCAATATCTTATTCAATGGACCAGATTTAGCCCCTTACCTTTTAGTGCCACTCGACATCTAATTAATCCTTATAATAAGCGCCAAGTTCATTCCTCAAGAGATGGACAGGAAATAGAGCCCAGTATCGGGGATTCCCTTTGTGGTCTCTGGGACCCTCAATCTCCACATCATAGAAGGAAAACTAGTTCATTTTTTGGTAATGGTAATAACACTAACAGTGCTAGCACTCAACGTGGAGTTGATCCGAGTGTTTCGCCTTCAGTGCTTAATAGGAAGAGCTATGTGCGATATTAG